Proteins co-encoded in one Sphingopyxis sp. BE259 genomic window:
- a CDS encoding indolepyruvate ferredoxin oxidoreductase family protein: MRDVKLTDKYTIDEGTVLMTGTHALVRLPMLQKERDTRAGLDTGGFISGYRGSPLGSYDLELWRAKDLLESMDVMFQPGVNEDLAATAVWGTQMLAGIPDATKDGVFALWYGKGPGVDRSGDPFKHGNMAGSHPNGGVLIVAGDDHSGKSSTVAHQSEVALMHAGMPILAPSDVQDVLEFGLLGWAMSRYTGLFTGFKMCNEVLEQTMTVELPRPDNGPVLPERGAAPANGFHNFPTHLDRVQSEIVAKRFRWPLVEKFVRANGIDRVLIDTGMRKLGIVATGKAVQDARQALKLLGLDDVDAAALGISLYQLGCMYPVEREGLAEFAAGQAELLFIEEKDGLTEAQAKAILYGRPGAPAIVGKSDETGAFMIPSDEQLDPLQLALVIAERLRRLGSEPPAIAERVAALRTAMTKVASQKPGDAVRAPYFCSGCPHNSSTRFPDGSLAGGGIGCHAMAMYSGPEMLPNTQMGGEGAHWYSLAYFTKTPHIFQNIGDGTYYHSGLLAIRGAVAAKVNMTYKILFNDAVAMTGGQPVDGPLTPGDVTRQVLAEGVERCIVVTDRPDLYDANSGLGDGVTVHHRDELDALQRELREVKGVTVIVYEQTCAAEKRRRRKRGKFPDPAKRMFINSAVCEGCGDCSVQSNCVSVWPKETELGRKRQIDQSNCNKDYSCVKGFCPSFITVLDAEPRKPKVSALAGEAQTDLPEPPLAALADGAFNIMVSGIGGTGVVTIGALLGMAAHLEGLACSVFDMTGLSQKNGAVYSHVRIAAAVGDLAAQKLGTGEADLALAFDAVAALAKEPVVTLSNARTTTVVNARITPTPAFQRNPDLVLDQSLIVGRLQKLSAALHGVDATGLGLALFGDTIAANLFMLGYASQLGLLPVSPASIARAVEINGVATAFNQSAFALGRLLVIDPAKVDEAAAATRTAPEFKPLTDLGDIIEHRTRLLTAYQDAAYAARYRALVDDVAATEQRILPGSTSLAVMVARNFAKLMAYKDEYEVARLHADPAFRQELAASFEDGAKLRYNLAPPIFSKRDPQTGHLLKREFGPWVGTLFPLLAKGKRLRGTAFDPFGYTAERKMERALIDEYETRLRDMAGSLTAANHKFAVEAASLPAQIRGYGHVKEASIDRVRGLETSVVERFRNAAAAPETNNDDNRVALTA; encoded by the coding sequence ATGCGTGACGTCAAACTGACCGACAAATATACGATCGACGAGGGCACCGTGCTGATGACCGGCACGCACGCCCTCGTGCGCCTGCCGATGCTCCAGAAGGAACGGGACACGCGCGCCGGCCTCGACACCGGCGGCTTCATCTCGGGTTATCGCGGCTCGCCGCTCGGCAGCTACGATCTGGAGCTGTGGCGGGCCAAGGATCTTCTCGAGAGCATGGACGTCATGTTCCAGCCCGGCGTTAACGAGGATCTCGCGGCGACCGCGGTATGGGGAACGCAAATGCTTGCCGGCATCCCCGATGCGACCAAGGATGGCGTCTTCGCGCTCTGGTACGGCAAAGGCCCAGGCGTCGACCGATCGGGCGACCCGTTCAAGCATGGCAATATGGCGGGCTCCCACCCCAATGGAGGCGTGCTGATCGTGGCCGGTGACGACCATAGTGGGAAGTCCTCGACGGTCGCGCACCAAAGCGAAGTGGCCCTGATGCACGCGGGCATGCCTATCCTCGCGCCTTCAGATGTTCAGGACGTGCTCGAATTCGGCCTGCTGGGCTGGGCGATGTCGCGCTACACCGGGCTCTTCACCGGTTTCAAGATGTGCAACGAGGTGCTCGAGCAGACGATGACCGTCGAGCTGCCGCGCCCCGACAATGGTCCGGTGCTGCCCGAACGCGGCGCCGCACCCGCCAATGGCTTTCACAATTTCCCGACCCATCTCGACCGCGTCCAGTCGGAGATCGTGGCCAAGCGCTTCCGCTGGCCGCTCGTCGAGAAATTCGTTCGCGCGAACGGCATTGACCGGGTGCTCATCGATACGGGCATGCGCAAGCTGGGGATTGTCGCGACCGGCAAGGCGGTCCAGGATGCGCGGCAGGCGCTGAAGCTGCTCGGCCTCGACGATGTGGATGCGGCAGCGCTCGGCATTTCGCTCTACCAGCTCGGCTGCATGTATCCCGTCGAGCGCGAGGGGCTCGCCGAATTCGCCGCTGGTCAGGCCGAACTCCTGTTCATTGAGGAAAAAGACGGGCTGACCGAGGCGCAAGCGAAGGCGATCCTCTATGGCCGGCCCGGCGCGCCGGCGATCGTCGGCAAGAGCGACGAGACGGGCGCGTTCATGATCCCGAGCGACGAACAGCTCGATCCGCTCCAGCTGGCGCTCGTCATCGCCGAGCGACTGCGGCGGCTCGGAAGCGAGCCGCCCGCGATCGCCGAGCGTGTTGCTGCGCTTCGGACCGCGATGACCAAGGTTGCGAGTCAGAAGCCCGGCGACGCGGTGCGCGCACCCTATTTCTGCTCGGGCTGCCCGCACAATAGTAGCACCCGCTTTCCCGACGGCAGCCTCGCCGGCGGCGGGATCGGATGTCATGCGATGGCGATGTATTCGGGTCCCGAGATGCTGCCCAACACCCAGATGGGCGGCGAGGGGGCGCATTGGTACAGCCTCGCTTATTTCACCAAGACACCGCACATCTTCCAGAATATCGGCGACGGCACCTATTATCATTCGGGCCTGCTGGCGATCCGCGGCGCGGTCGCGGCCAAGGTCAACATGACGTACAAGATCCTGTTCAACGATGCGGTCGCAATGACCGGCGGGCAGCCGGTCGATGGTCCGCTGACCCCCGGCGACGTCACGCGGCAGGTGCTCGCCGAAGGTGTCGAGCGCTGCATCGTCGTCACCGACCGCCCCGATCTCTACGACGCGAACAGCGGCCTCGGCGACGGCGTGACCGTTCATCACCGTGACGAGCTCGATGCGCTGCAGCGCGAGCTTCGCGAGGTGAAGGGCGTCACCGTTATCGTCTATGAGCAGACCTGCGCCGCCGAAAAGCGACGCCGCCGCAAGCGCGGTAAATTTCCCGATCCGGCGAAGCGCATGTTCATCAACAGCGCTGTGTGCGAAGGCTGCGGCGATTGTTCGGTTCAGTCGAATTGCGTCAGCGTCTGGCCGAAGGAAACCGAGCTTGGCCGCAAGCGCCAGATCGACCAGTCGAATTGCAACAAGGATTATAGCTGCGTCAAAGGCTTCTGCCCGAGCTTCATCACCGTGCTCGATGCCGAACCGCGCAAGCCCAAGGTCTCGGCGCTCGCTGGCGAAGCGCAGACCGATCTTCCCGAACCTCCGCTGGCTGCGCTCGCGGACGGCGCGTTCAACATCATGGTTTCCGGAATCGGCGGCACCGGGGTCGTGACGATCGGTGCGCTGCTCGGGATGGCCGCTCATCTCGAAGGGCTTGCCTGCTCGGTGTTCGACATGACGGGGCTCAGCCAGAAGAATGGCGCAGTTTACAGCCATGTGCGTATCGCCGCGGCGGTGGGCGACCTTGCGGCGCAGAAGCTCGGCACCGGCGAAGCCGATCTCGCGCTCGCTTTCGATGCCGTCGCGGCGCTGGCCAAGGAGCCGGTGGTCACCCTGTCGAACGCGCGAACGACGACCGTCGTCAATGCGCGCATCACGCCGACGCCGGCTTTCCAGCGCAACCCCGACCTCGTGCTCGACCAGAGTCTGATCGTCGGGCGGCTGCAGAAGCTGTCGGCCGCGCTGCACGGCGTCGACGCGACGGGCCTGGGGCTGGCGCTGTTCGGCGATACGATCGCCGCCAATCTCTTCATGCTGGGCTATGCGTCGCAGCTCGGCTTGCTTCCCGTGTCGCCGGCGTCGATCGCGCGCGCGGTCGAGATCAATGGCGTCGCGACTGCCTTCAACCAGTCGGCGTTTGCGCTCGGACGCCTCCTCGTCATCGACCCGGCCAAGGTCGACGAGGCGGCCGCCGCGACACGGACCGCACCCGAGTTCAAGCCGCTCACCGATCTGGGCGATATCATCGAGCACCGCACGCGCTTGCTCACGGCCTATCAGGACGCGGCCTATGCCGCGCGCTACCGCGCGCTGGTTGACGACGTCGCGGCCACCGAGCAGCGGATCCTGCCCGGCAGCACGTCGCTCGCGGTCATGGTCGCGCGCAATTTTGCCAAGCTCATGGCCTATAAGGATGAGTATGAGGTCGCGCGCCTGCATGCCGACCCCGCGTTCCGGCAAGAGCTCGCGGCCTCTTTCGAGGATGGCGCGAAGCTGCGCTACAATCTCGCGCCGCCGATTTTCTCGAAGCGCGATCCCCAGACCGGCCATTTGCTGAAACGCGAGTTCGGTCCGTGGGTCGGCACGCTGTTTCCGCTGCTCGCCAAGGGCAAAAGGCTGCGCGGCACCGCGTTCGATCCTTTCGGCTACACCGCCGAGCGCAAGATGGAGCGCGCGCTGATCGACGAATATGAAACACGGCTGCGGGACATGGCTGGGTCGCTTACCGCGGCCAATCACAAATTTGCGGTCGAGGCGGCCAGTCTGCCCGCCCAGATTCGTGGGTATGGCCATGTGAAAGAGGCGTCGATCGATCGCGTACGCGGACTTGAGACAAGCGTTGTTGAGCGGTTCCGCAACGCGGCAGCGGCTCCCGAAACGAACAATGATGATAATCGGGTGGCTCTGACCGCCTGA
- a CDS encoding glutathione S-transferase family protein: MTGVRLLGYPVSNYVNIVRAALLEKDVPFEFVPTRSSQEAEFLAISPLGKIPVLETGEGRLSETVAILDYLDDAFPDLPLRPEPPFARARARQTINIIQLYVEAQVRQLFAGVFMGGANLPSTELAVRAMLDRATAALSQLLVPRPFILGHRPGQADLFAYYNLDIADRVTRFIYGRSIIEEIGGLDDWLAAMRARPSSCVVIAEFETSFRAYLADHGAAYRPDETQRPFSHA; encoded by the coding sequence ATGACCGGCGTGCGCCTCCTCGGCTATCCGGTGAGCAATTATGTGAACATCGTGCGAGCCGCGCTCCTGGAGAAGGACGTGCCGTTCGAGTTCGTTCCTACGCGCTCCTCGCAGGAGGCGGAGTTCCTTGCGATAAGCCCGCTCGGCAAGATCCCGGTGCTGGAGACAGGGGAGGGGCGTCTCAGCGAGACCGTCGCGATCCTCGACTATCTGGACGACGCATTTCCCGATTTGCCGCTCCGACCGGAACCGCCGTTTGCGCGCGCTCGGGCGCGGCAGACGATCAATATCATCCAGCTATATGTTGAGGCGCAGGTGCGTCAGCTTTTCGCCGGCGTATTCATGGGCGGTGCGAACCTGCCTTCGACCGAGCTGGCGGTGCGAGCGATGCTCGATCGCGCGACGGCTGCCCTGTCGCAGCTTCTCGTACCCAGGCCATTTATTCTCGGGCATCGCCCCGGGCAGGCCGATCTGTTCGCTTATTATAACCTCGACATCGCCGACCGTGTGACGCGCTTCATATATGGTCGCTCGATCATCGAAGAGATCGGCGGGCTCGACGATTGGCTGGCCGCGATGCGTGCGCGTCCGAGCAGCTGCGTCGTCATCGCCGAGTTCGAAACAAGTTTCAGAGCGTATCTGGCGGACCATGGCGCCGCCTATCGCCCGGATGAAACACAAAGGCCCTTTTCCCATGCGTGA
- a CDS encoding FAD-binding oxidoreductase — MRADLRLLDTLRAIVGEGGVLTGDAVSSRYPGYFMDRIEADAILRPRTTSEVAAILKACNDAGQPVVVQGGMSGWVRATQTKPGEIILSMERMAEIEAIDPVNRTATVQAGVVLDTLETALEGHGLTFPLDLGGRGSCQLGGNASTNAGGMRVIRYGMMREQVLGVEAVLADGRIISSLNQMIKNNTGYDLKQLFIGSEGTLGVITRLVLRLRERPSSSNTAIVCASDFDQMVNLLRFVDQSFGGLLSAFELIDNSFYRVNTGAGKHAPPLPSDQPYYAIIEMLGSQQERDTELFETVLGEAGERGYFDDAVLARSEAQRQQIWEIREDLEHVVREFQPFYAFDVSLPVGDMQDYIAAVTAMLKNRWPAGKIAFLGHMGDGNLHIAIGAGGEGDRHGVEACVYEPLRPISGSISAEHGIGLEKKPWLDVSRSEAERGLMAEIKRLLDPGNILNPGKVLDLHP; from the coding sequence TTGCGAGCCGATCTCCGGCTGCTGGACACGCTGCGCGCCATCGTTGGCGAAGGTGGCGTGCTGACTGGCGATGCCGTCTCGTCGCGCTATCCCGGATATTTCATGGACCGGATCGAAGCGGACGCAATCCTTCGGCCGCGAACGACCTCCGAAGTCGCCGCGATCCTCAAGGCCTGCAATGACGCGGGTCAGCCGGTCGTAGTGCAAGGCGGCATGTCGGGCTGGGTCCGGGCGACCCAGACGAAGCCGGGCGAAATCATTCTCTCCATGGAACGCATGGCGGAGATTGAAGCCATCGACCCCGTCAATCGCACCGCGACGGTCCAGGCCGGCGTCGTCCTCGACACGCTGGAGACTGCGTTAGAGGGGCACGGTCTGACCTTTCCGCTCGATCTCGGCGGGCGCGGGTCGTGCCAGCTCGGTGGAAATGCATCGACCAATGCCGGCGGCATGCGCGTTATCCGCTACGGGATGATGCGCGAGCAGGTGCTTGGCGTCGAAGCAGTGCTTGCCGACGGCCGGATCATCTCGTCGCTCAACCAGATGATCAAGAACAACACGGGCTATGATCTGAAGCAGCTCTTTATCGGCTCCGAGGGCACGCTTGGCGTCATCACGCGACTCGTGCTTCGCCTTCGTGAGCGCCCGTCGAGCTCGAACACCGCCATCGTCTGCGCTTCGGATTTCGACCAGATGGTCAATCTGCTGAGATTCGTCGACCAGAGCTTCGGAGGGCTATTGAGCGCGTTCGAGCTCATCGACAACAGCTTCTACCGGGTCAACACCGGCGCCGGCAAACATGCACCGCCGCTTCCCTCCGATCAGCCCTATTACGCCATCATCGAGATGCTCGGATCGCAACAGGAGCGCGACACCGAGCTGTTCGAGACCGTTCTTGGTGAAGCGGGCGAACGCGGCTATTTTGACGATGCGGTCCTCGCCCGCTCGGAAGCGCAGCGCCAGCAGATTTGGGAAATCCGCGAGGATCTCGAGCATGTCGTGCGCGAGTTCCAGCCCTTCTATGCCTTCGATGTCTCGCTTCCGGTCGGCGATATGCAGGACTATATCGCGGCGGTAACCGCGATGCTTAAAAATCGCTGGCCAGCTGGCAAGATCGCCTTCCTCGGCCATATGGGCGACGGCAATCTCCATATCGCGATCGGCGCGGGCGGCGAAGGCGACCGGCACGGCGTCGAGGCGTGCGTTTACGAGCCGTTGCGCCCGATCAGCGGATCGATCTCGGCCGAACACGGGATCGGTCTTGAGAAAAAGCCGTGGCTCGACGTCTCGCGGTCGGAGGCTGAGCGCGGCCTGATGGCAGAAATCAAACGTCTTCTCGACCCCGGCAATATCCTCAACCCCGGCAAGGTCCTGGACCTGCATCCATGA
- a CDS encoding Rieske (2Fe-2S) protein — protein sequence MSGTEHRAGSLAALEAGEPVLTEIEGVEVALFLCEGKVVATQGQCPHAEGPLHEGEVEKCILTCPWHGWTFDLNTGLCGEDDSIVLQRFPARVDGDDVLVTL from the coding sequence ATGAGCGGGACCGAACATCGCGCGGGCTCGCTCGCGGCACTGGAAGCTGGCGAGCCGGTGTTGACCGAGATCGAAGGCGTCGAAGTCGCGCTTTTTCTTTGCGAAGGGAAGGTCGTGGCGACCCAAGGGCAATGTCCCCACGCCGAGGGGCCGCTTCACGAGGGCGAGGTGGAGAAATGCATTCTCACTTGTCCATGGCATGGCTGGACCTTCGATCTGAACACGGGGCTTTGCGGCGAGGATGATTCGATCGTGCTCCAACGCTTCCCGGCGCGGGTCGATGGCGACGACGTGTTGGTGACCTTGTGA
- a CDS encoding cytochrome P450, producing the protein MSDTATIEKSAITYNPLDPAITSNPYPHYAQLRAEAPVHWLDTMQGFAVSRWDDVTAVLKDGKTFSSSQFWPALLGEYDPVPEVAPMISLDPPGHMRIRKLANSAFVPSRVGALQGKIVSVANELIDAIFEKHGSSGEFDFVWEFSALFPVSVVADVIGVDLARRVDFKHWVDDLLSAGNRAAYGPGRLAEIERSSKAIRAYFEDIYDQRVAEPRDDLISGFIQAEVNGERLTRSEVLNLAILLLIGGVETTTNLLGITFAHFKRNPDALAAVRDDPARIPTVLEEVLRFDGPVQMLFRHTMCDTELAGTMIPKGSLVLPLLGSANHDERKFDESERFRWDRNPKEIMSFGQGPHFCLGSFLSRMEARAALQILLERFEELLPISDDVQWMDSYFARGPKTLPVRFKAR; encoded by the coding sequence ATGAGCGACACTGCCACGATCGAAAAGTCGGCGATCACTTATAATCCGCTCGATCCCGCGATCACCTCGAACCCCTATCCGCATTATGCCCAGCTCCGCGCCGAGGCGCCGGTCCACTGGCTGGACACGATGCAGGGATTTGCGGTGTCGCGGTGGGACGACGTCACCGCGGTCCTCAAGGACGGCAAGACCTTCTCGTCGTCGCAGTTCTGGCCTGCACTTCTCGGCGAATATGATCCCGTTCCAGAAGTGGCGCCGATGATCTCGCTCGACCCGCCCGGCCATATGCGCATTCGCAAGCTTGCCAACAGTGCTTTCGTGCCGAGCCGGGTCGGCGCGCTCCAGGGAAAGATCGTGTCGGTGGCGAACGAGCTGATCGACGCCATCTTCGAGAAGCATGGATCCTCGGGCGAGTTCGATTTCGTCTGGGAATTTTCGGCGCTTTTTCCGGTCTCGGTCGTTGCCGATGTCATCGGCGTTGACCTTGCGCGACGGGTGGACTTCAAACATTGGGTCGATGATCTTCTGTCGGCTGGCAATCGGGCGGCCTATGGTCCAGGACGCCTCGCCGAAATCGAGCGTAGTTCGAAGGCGATCCGCGCCTATTTCGAGGATATCTACGACCAGCGCGTCGCAGAGCCGCGCGACGACTTGATCAGCGGTTTCATCCAGGCCGAGGTCAATGGCGAGCGCTTGACGCGGAGCGAGGTGCTCAATCTCGCGATCCTGCTGCTCATCGGCGGCGTCGAGACGACGACGAATCTGCTTGGCATCACCTTTGCGCATTTCAAGCGTAACCCCGATGCGCTGGCGGCGGTGCGCGACGACCCCGCGCGAATCCCGACGGTGCTCGAGGAAGTCCTCCGCTTCGACGGGCCCGTCCAGATGCTGTTCCGGCACACGATGTGCGATACGGAGCTTGCCGGAACCATGATCCCCAAGGGCTCCCTGGTTCTGCCCCTGCTTGGTTCAGCCAACCATGACGAGCGCAAGTTCGACGAGTCGGAGCGCTTCCGATGGGATCGCAATCCCAAGGAAATCATGTCGTTTGGGCAGGGGCCGCACTTCTGTCTCGGCTCTTTCCTGTCGCGAATGGAGGCGCGAGCCGCACTCCAGATTCTTCTCGAACGGTTCGAGGAACTGCTGCCGATCAGCGATGACGTACAGTGGATGGACAGCTATTTCGCGCGGGGTCCGAAAACCCTTCCGGTCCGGTTCAAGGCCCGATGA
- a CDS encoding ester cyclase: protein MNLKWAQYWIGLFADGTDELMTLYDPGIQFEDVNFDLQINGDLAALRSFFEGFIIEDPAASYNKFDVFDYVGDARLGSFQWTWETKHAGDFLGIPAAGKITKTRGVTVMGWNEQGKIILERSIWDAIPVFQQLGAVPATEAAQ from the coding sequence ATGAATCTCAAATGGGCGCAGTATTGGATCGGCCTGTTCGCCGACGGCACCGACGAGCTGATGACGCTCTATGATCCCGGCATCCAGTTCGAGGACGTCAACTTCGACCTGCAGATCAACGGCGATCTCGCCGCGCTGCGCAGCTTCTTCGAAGGCTTCATTATCGAGGATCCCGCGGCGAGCTACAACAAGTTCGATGTGTTCGACTATGTCGGCGACGCGCGGTTGGGCTCCTTTCAATGGACCTGGGAGACGAAGCACGCCGGCGACTTTCTCGGCATTCCCGCCGCCGGCAAGATCACCAAGACCCGCGGGGTCACCGTGATGGGTTGGAACGAGCAGGGCAAGATCATCCTAGAGCGCAGCATCTGGGATGCGATACCGGTGTTTCAGCAGCTCGGTGCGGTTCCCGCCACGGAGGCTGCGCAATGA
- a CDS encoding TonB-dependent receptor yields the protein MAQTAPAAESSSTGVEEIIVTATKRDENLVQVPISVSVVTEAAIAERGITRPADFLGATPNVTFIEDNAGEAYINIRGQTSVRNSDPNVAIVIDGVTLSSVKPFNQDLFGIQQIEVLKGPQSALYGRNAAAGAIVVTTKKPGDEFEGNVVAAYGNFDTKRISSTLSGPISENLGFTVAGSFRDTDGPFTNIVTGEKVQRFTSYNGRGRLLYDNDNGLTIDFKVGGHKSKGGGSAYNAQIAGTGIGGLPANPPVLDANFADMDFISNVRGVFRENFVDATLKIDYDFDWATFTSISGFNRLNQYFASDSPPYVPDSGTAGANVQQYTYLDKNYSQEVRLTSASDGRFRWQVGFYYLRFTRNQTSKISIDSDGMLPEDPRVIDPVGSTRPTVSFSNPLYRTTSYAPFASLQFDVTDQLHFNLAGRYDTEKRSIAEAASSAINPLTGVSYNNCIALTGQTIDQCNATRTFKQFEPKASVSYDISRDASVYASFGKGFKSGGFNPIGSRQALIAAAQAAGLPASSVYVQDGFDKEVSTSYEIGAKARLFDRRLAINAAVFKTDISGAQQFEFYPTVGLQTTIGIDKVKLKGFDIDFDLQLPTGTRLFGGYGYTHGRVSNFAGNPAFNGNVAPGAFKSTLSLGASQTIELGDDLKLVPRVEFNHFGSIWWDVANTPGTRRKPLSLLKARLSLKSGDRWEISAFGDNLTNEKYFQEVVPLLGFFTVNYRGPTRSYGVEARLNF from the coding sequence ATGGCGCAGACCGCTCCCGCAGCGGAAAGCAGCAGCACTGGGGTCGAAGAAATCATCGTGACCGCAACGAAGCGGGACGAAAATCTCGTGCAGGTGCCGATCTCGGTCAGCGTCGTTACCGAGGCGGCGATCGCGGAGCGCGGGATCACCCGCCCGGCCGATTTCCTCGGCGCTACCCCCAACGTCACTTTCATTGAGGACAATGCGGGCGAGGCCTATATCAATATCCGCGGCCAGACGTCGGTCCGCAACTCGGATCCCAACGTGGCGATTGTCATCGATGGCGTGACCCTGTCCAGCGTCAAGCCGTTCAACCAGGACCTTTTCGGCATCCAGCAAATCGAAGTCCTGAAGGGACCGCAGAGCGCCCTTTACGGACGCAATGCCGCTGCGGGCGCGATCGTCGTGACGACGAAGAAGCCGGGTGACGAATTCGAAGGCAATGTCGTCGCGGCCTATGGCAATTTCGACACCAAACGCATCAGCTCAACCCTTAGCGGTCCTATCAGCGAAAATCTCGGTTTCACCGTCGCTGGCTCCTTCCGCGACACCGACGGACCGTTCACCAACATCGTCACCGGCGAAAAGGTCCAGCGGTTCACAAGCTACAATGGCCGCGGACGCCTTCTCTATGACAATGACAATGGCCTCACGATCGATTTCAAAGTCGGTGGACACAAGTCCAAAGGCGGCGGCAGCGCCTATAACGCCCAGATTGCCGGCACCGGTATCGGCGGCCTTCCCGCCAATCCTCCGGTCCTCGACGCCAACTTCGCCGACATGGACTTTATCTCGAATGTCCGCGGGGTCTTCCGCGAGAACTTCGTCGATGCGACGCTCAAGATCGACTATGACTTCGATTGGGCGACCTTCACCTCGATTTCGGGTTTCAACCGCCTCAACCAATATTTCGCAAGCGATTCACCGCCCTATGTCCCCGACAGCGGAACAGCGGGAGCAAACGTCCAGCAATATACCTATCTCGACAAGAATTACTCGCAAGAGGTCCGTTTGACCTCGGCGTCGGACGGTCGGTTCCGCTGGCAGGTTGGATTCTACTACCTGCGCTTCACACGCAACCAAACGAGCAAGATCAGCATCGACAGCGACGGGATGTTGCCCGAGGACCCGCGGGTTATCGATCCCGTCGGATCGACCCGCCCGACCGTGTCGTTCAGCAACCCGCTGTATCGCACGACGAGCTATGCGCCCTTTGCCAGCCTGCAGTTCGACGTGACCGACCAGCTCCACTTCAATCTCGCGGGCCGCTACGACACTGAAAAGCGTTCAATCGCCGAGGCCGCGTCGTCGGCGATCAACCCGCTCACCGGCGTGAGCTACAACAATTGCATCGCGCTCACCGGCCAGACGATCGACCAGTGCAACGCGACGCGCACCTTCAAGCAGTTCGAACCGAAAGCGAGCGTCTCTTATGATATCTCGCGTGACGCAAGCGTCTATGCGAGCTTCGGCAAGGGCTTCAAATCGGGCGGCTTTAACCCGATCGGGTCGCGGCAGGCGCTGATAGCTGCGGCGCAGGCGGCCGGGCTTCCCGCAAGTTCGGTCTATGTTCAGGACGGCTTCGACAAGGAGGTCTCGACCTCTTACGAGATCGGCGCAAAGGCGCGGCTTTTCGATCGCCGTCTCGCGATCAACGCTGCCGTGTTCAAGACCGACATCTCGGGCGCCCAGCAGTTCGAATTCTACCCGACCGTCGGCCTCCAGACGACGATCGGCATCGACAAGGTCAAGCTGAAGGGCTTCGATATCGACTTCGACCTTCAACTCCCGACCGGCACCCGTCTGTTCGGCGGCTATGGCTACACCCACGGCCGTGTCAGCAATTTTGCCGGCAACCCGGCCTTTAACGGCAACGTCGCGCCGGGCGCGTTCAAATCGACGCTGTCACTCGGCGCGAGCCAGACAATCGAACTTGGCGACGACCTCAAGCTCGTCCCAAGGGTCGAGTTCAACCATTTCGGATCGATCTGGTGGGACGTCGCCAACACGCCCGGCACCCGGCGGAAGCCGCTCAGCCTTCTCAAGGCCCGGCTCTCCCTCAAGAGCGGCGACCGCTGGGAAATCTCCGCCTTTGGCGATAATCTGACCAACGAGAAATATTTCCAGGAAGTCGTGCCGCTGCTCGGTTTCTTCACGGTCAACTACCGAGGTCCGACCCGTTCCTACGGCGTCGAAGCCCGCCTGAATTTCTGA
- a CDS encoding phosphotransferase family protein yields MTQKTIDKDRPTSDWITALSQRFPVEREIDRVLRRKLEMRAGPPFSGASLDELVAGVNALIAAHHQGSFSIAEAHWLTGGASKLQMAFTLDWTPPHGSPSRTKLVLRMEPAASVCETSRLREHQMLKMFEGRVPVPKPYWVDPTGKFLPYPALVYGFSEGVTKPTLSVSNVTGLGTNLGADLRSRLAPQFLSQIAAIHLAPVDDPALTAFDIPDAPTRAAEWALNWWERVWEEDAGEEVPLMRLAAAWMRCNLPETDRLSVVHADFRTGNFLFDEKEGKITAWLDWELAHIGDRHEDLAWSMSPAFGHYAEEGGGFLTCGLLSESEFLTRYEEASGLPIVPATLHFYRILAAYKAIVIVLGAGYRNARNGKSHQDVLLVWLMGLAYPLLEELRSRLEEVC; encoded by the coding sequence ATGACCCAAAAAACGATCGATAAGGATCGTCCGACGTCGGACTGGATTACGGCTCTGAGCCAACGCTTTCCGGTCGAGCGTGAAATCGATCGGGTGCTCCGACGCAAACTTGAGATGCGCGCAGGTCCACCCTTTTCCGGGGCCAGCCTCGATGAGCTGGTTGCGGGTGTGAACGCGCTCATCGCCGCGCACCATCAAGGCTCCTTCTCGATCGCCGAAGCGCATTGGCTGACCGGCGGTGCCTCGAAGCTGCAGATGGCCTTCACGCTGGACTGGACGCCGCCCCACGGCTCGCCGTCACGCACGAAGCTCGTCCTGAGAATGGAGCCTGCGGCCTCGGTTTGCGAAACGAGCCGCCTTCGCGAGCATCAGATGCTGAAGATGTTCGAGGGTCGTGTCCCGGTCCCCAAACCCTATTGGGTCGATCCGACTGGCAAGTTTCTCCCCTATCCCGCGCTGGTTTACGGATTCAGCGAAGGCGTGACCAAGCCAACGCTATCTGTAAGCAATGTAACGGGGCTCGGCACCAATCTCGGGGCGGATCTGCGCTCCCGCCTGGCGCCACAATTCCTGTCGCAGATCGCGGCGATCCACCTCGCCCCCGTCGACGACCCGGCCCTCACCGCGTTCGACATTCCCGATGCCCCCACGCGCGCCGCCGAGTGGGCGCTCAACTGGTGGGAGCGTGTGTGGGAGGAGGACGCCGGCGAGGAGGTTCCGCTGATGCGACTCGCTGCCGCATGGATGCGCTGCAATCTCCCGGAGACCGACCGCCTGTCGGTCGTGCACGCGGACTTTCGGACGGGCAATTTCCTGTTCGACGAGAAGGAAGGGAAGATCACCGCCTGGCTCGACTGGGAGCTCGCGCACATAGGCGATCGCCACGAGGACCTCGCCTGGTCGATGAGCCCCGCCTTCGGCCATTATGCCGAAGAAGGCGGGGGTTTTCTGACCTGCGGCCTGTTGTCCGAGAGCGAATTCCTCACCCGTTACGAGGAGGCGTCCGGCCTGCCTATTGTTCCCGCAACGCTTCATTTCTACCGCATTCTTGCGGCTTATAAGGCGATCGTAATCGTGCTGGGTGCAGGTTATCGAAATGCGCGCAACGGCAAGTCGCACCAGGATGTGCTGCTCGTCTGGCTCATGGGCCTTGCCTATCCGCTGCTCGAAGAGCTGCGCTCCAGGCTCGAGGAGGTCTGCTGA